One Eisenibacter elegans DSM 3317 genomic window, GGCAGCCATGCCCTCCGGTCTCGGGGGTGGGGATTAAGGGACAAATCGCAAGACTAACCGCCCCGTGAAGGTTCGAGTCCTTCCCTTACAGCCAGTGTTTTTAATGGCAAAAATACCCAAACATTACACCCGTTTGCCTTTGGCAAGCGGGTTTTCAAATGATTTTTTGGCAAGGGGAAAATTGTCGGTACTTAGTAACCGAAAGTAGGAGGGACTTTTGGGCAAGTGCCAATAAATCCATAATTTTGCTGTGCGTTTGGCATTCTCATTTCTCAATCCCCTACTCCATGTCTAAAATCATCATTGCTATCGATGGATACGCAGGTTGTGGCAAAAGTACTACTGCCAAGCAGGTAGCGAAAGCGCTCAACTATGCCTACATCGATACCGGCGCTATGTATCGCGCAGTTACACTTTACTTCCAAGAGCAGCAAGTGCCTCTTGATAATGTAGCGGCTATCGATGCAGCGCTCGAACAGATAGACATCCGTTTTGAGGCCAATCCCGCCCAACAACGCAATGAGACTTTCCTCAATGGACGCAATGTCTCCAATGAAATCCGAAGCCTGAGCGTTTCGGAGCAGGTGAGCGAAGTAAGCGCGCTCCCTGCTGTACGCAAAGCCATGGTTGCCCAACAACAACGAATGGGGCAAGCAAAGGGGGTCGTGATGGATGGGCGCGACATAGGCTCCAATGTATTCCCCGAAGCCGAACTGAAAATCTTTATGACTGCTGACCTAGAAGCTCGCGCCCGCCGCCGCCAAGTAGAGCTGCAAGGCCAAAACCAATCGGCTTCGCTCAATCAAATCGTAGAAAACCTACAGAAAAGAGACTTCTTGGATACTAGCCGCGCCGAAGCCCCGCTTACCCAAACCGCCGACGCAATAGTCATCGATACCACCACACTGACGATTGCCGAGCAAACCGACCGCGTATTGGCGCTTGCCACACAAATCCTTGCCAAACAACAAACAATTTGATTCAAACAAATTGTTACCTCTTTGAGAATAATTCACCTAACCCACCCTCCTAACGGCACTGCAAGGTGTCTATGTGTATGCTAAAAGTAACCATCGATAAAAATTCAGGCTATTGTTTTGGTGTGGAATATGCCATCCAAATGGCTGAGGATGCACTCGACGAAAGCGGGCAGCTCTACTGCCTTGGAGATATTGTACACAATGATAAAGAGGTTAAGAGGTTGAAATCCAAAGGATTGCAGGTGATTTCGAGAGAAGAATTAAAAACACTACACGACTGCAAGGTGCTGATTCGCGCTCACGGCGAGCCTCCCGAAACCTACCAAACCGCCCTCCAAAACAATATAGAGCTGATAGACGCTTCGTGCCCTGTGGTACTCAAGCTCCAAAATCGCATCAAAAATGCCTATGACAAAGCCACCGACGAAGCAGGGCAAATCGTCATCTATGGCAAAGAAGGCCACGCAGAAGTCATCGGGTTGAATGGCCAAACCAACCAAGAGGCCATTATTATCACTACGCTCGAAGACCTCGACAAAATCGACTATACTCGCCCCGTTACGCTCTTCAGCCAAACAACTAAGAGTACCCAAGGGTTCTATCAAATAAAAGAGGTCATCAGTCAACGCATCAAAGCCCACCACCCAACACCAGAGGCGGTCTTGTTTGATGCTAACGATAGTATCTGTAGGCAAGTTTCCAACAGAGAGCCACAGCTCGAACAGTTTGCCCAACAACACGATGTCATCCTGTTTGTCAGTGGCAAAAAAAGCTCCAACGGCAAAGCCTTGTACCAAGTGTGTAAGCGCTACAACGAACGCAGCTTTTTTATTGAAGACGAGCAAGATATTCAGCCCGAATGGCTCGAAAACACCGAGACGGTGGGCGTTTGTGGCGCTACCTCCACGCCCATGTGGCTGATGGAGCAAGTGGCCAACTTCGTAACAGATACCCCCGCGCACAGCCTCTCATAAAGAGGCCAAAAAGTAGCTTTAGGCAACTGATTTTCTTGCGAATAAGTGCCTCCCAACTAAGGAAATATCGGATAATTTTATATTTTTGCATCAAATTCAACGAAATTTATATCATTGAACCCTGATGAGAGTTAACATACGCAAAGGCTTCGACATTAATCTGAAAGGCAAAGCCGCCAAAACCTTGGTGGAAGATGTGCGTCCCAATTTGTACGCGCTACAGCCTACTGATTTTGTGGGTATTAGCCGCCCCAAAATACTGGTTCAGCCCGGTGATAACGTACAGGCCGGTACGCCCTTACTTTTTGATAAGTTCAACCCTGAAGTAATGTTTACCGCTCCGGTCAGCGGCGAAGTTACGGAAATAGAGCGTGGCGACCGCCGCAAGCCCTTGGCCATCAAAATATTGGCGGACAAGGAGCTGAGCTATGTCAGCTTCCCCAAGTATGACCTAGGGTCGCTGGCTGGTGTTTCGGCAGAAGAAGCACGCAGCAGCTTGCTCAAAAGCGGTGTATGGGTCAACCTAATCGAGCGCCCCTTTGGCTTGGTAGCCAACCCCGAGCACACGCCCAAGGCAATCTTTATCTCAGGTTTTGACTCTGCGCCCCTAGCTCCTGACTATGAGTTTGTTTTCAAAGGCCAAGAGCAGTACCTACAAGCAGGGATTGATATCTTACAAAAGCTGACTCCGGGCAAAATCCATATCAGCACCCACACCCAACAAGGTGCCGGCTCCATCTTCAAAAAGCTCCAAAAGGTAACCCATCACGAATTTGCAGGCCCACACCCTGCGGGGAACGTAGGTGTTCAAATCCACCAAATAGACCCCATCAACAAAGGGGAATATGTATGGACAGTTACGCCTTATGGACTTCAACAAATCGGACGATTGTTCTTGGATGGCCGCTATGATGCCTGCAAAGTGATTGTGCTTGCCGGCTCAGAGCTGAACCAACCCCAATATTATAATATCATCAATGGCGCACAACTGAAGCCATTGCTCCAAGGCAACGTAAACAACAGCAATGTACGCGTAATCTCGGGCAATGTCCTCACAGGCACCAAGACCAGCGAAGAAGGATTTTTGGGCTTCTACCACACTCAAGTAAGCGTATTGCCCGAAGGCAACCACCATGAGTTCTTGGGCTGGATTCTGCCCAGCACCAAAAAGCTGAGCTTCCAGCGCGCTTTTGGCCTGCTTTCATTCCTCAATGGCAAAAACCAAGAATATGTGATGGATACCAACCTCCACGGCGAGGAACGCGCATTCGTACAAACGGGTGTGTTTGAGCAGGTACTCCCAATGGATATCTATCCAACCTTTTTACTCAAGGCCATCTTGTCTCGTGATTTCGAAGCGATGGAAGAGCTTGGTATCTATGAGGTGCTAGAAGAAGACTTCGCCCTCTGCGAGTTTGTGGACGTTTCCAAAATGGAAATCCAAGCCCTTATCCGTGAAGGTTTAGAAGCACTACAAAACGCCTAATCTTCACATCACTAGCACACTGTTCGTATTTCAATCATAAGCGTATATACTGATGCAATTCATTCGTAACATACTTGACAAACAAAAGCCGCTCTTTGAAAAAGGCGGCAAATTGGAGCGTTGGTATCCGGCTTTCGAGGCATTTGAGACTTTTGCCTTTGTGCCCAACCATACTGCTCCTGCCAAAGGCGCACACGTTCGCGATGCCATAGACCTCAAACGGATGATGATGACTGTCATTATCGCCATGGTACCCTGCTTGCTTTTTGGTATATGGAACGTAGGCTATCAACATTATTTGGCGCTTGGCCAAGCAGCCTCTTTCGTAGACATGATGATTGTCGGTGCTATCAAAGTACTGCCACTGGTCGTGATCTCTTATGGAGTAGGGCTAGGGATAGAATTTGGTTTTGCGGTGATGAAAGGCCACTCTGTCAATGAAGGATACTTGGTCAGCGGAATGCTTATTCCGCTCATTATGCCCGTAACAGTGCCCTTGTGGCAGGTAGCCCTCGCTACTGCCTTTGCCGTAGTGATTGGCAAAGAAGTATTTGGAGGTACAGGGATGAACATTCTCAACGTTGCCATGACGGCACGCGCCTTCCTATATTTTGCCTATCCTGTCCGTATGGCCGGTAGTACAGTGTGGACGTATGTACCCGAAGGTGCTACAGTGGTCAAC contains:
- a CDS encoding 4-hydroxy-3-methylbut-2-enyl diphosphate reductase; its protein translation is MCMLKVTIDKNSGYCFGVEYAIQMAEDALDESGQLYCLGDIVHNDKEVKRLKSKGLQVISREELKTLHDCKVLIRAHGEPPETYQTALQNNIELIDASCPVVLKLQNRIKNAYDKATDEAGQIVIYGKEGHAEVIGLNGQTNQEAIIITTLEDLDKIDYTRPVTLFSQTTKSTQGFYQIKEVISQRIKAHHPTPEAVLFDANDSICRQVSNREPQLEQFAQQHDVILFVSGKKSSNGKALYQVCKRYNERSFFIEDEQDIQPEWLENTETVGVCGATSTPMWLMEQVANFVTDTPAHSLS
- a CDS encoding Na(+)-translocating NADH-quinone reductase subunit A, with translation MRVNIRKGFDINLKGKAAKTLVEDVRPNLYALQPTDFVGISRPKILVQPGDNVQAGTPLLFDKFNPEVMFTAPVSGEVTEIERGDRRKPLAIKILADKELSYVSFPKYDLGSLAGVSAEEARSSLLKSGVWVNLIERPFGLVANPEHTPKAIFISGFDSAPLAPDYEFVFKGQEQYLQAGIDILQKLTPGKIHISTHTQQGAGSIFKKLQKVTHHEFAGPHPAGNVGVQIHQIDPINKGEYVWTVTPYGLQQIGRLFLDGRYDACKVIVLAGSELNQPQYYNIINGAQLKPLLQGNVNNSNVRVISGNVLTGTKTSEEGFLGFYHTQVSVLPEGNHHEFLGWILPSTKKLSFQRAFGLLSFLNGKNQEYVMDTNLHGEERAFVQTGVFEQVLPMDIYPTFLLKAILSRDFEAMEELGIYEVLEEDFALCEFVDVSKMEIQALIREGLEALQNA
- the cmk gene encoding (d)CMP kinase — translated: MSKIIIAIDGYAGCGKSTTAKQVAKALNYAYIDTGAMYRAVTLYFQEQQVPLDNVAAIDAALEQIDIRFEANPAQQRNETFLNGRNVSNEIRSLSVSEQVSEVSALPAVRKAMVAQQQRMGQAKGVVMDGRDIGSNVFPEAELKIFMTADLEARARRRQVELQGQNQSASLNQIVENLQKRDFLDTSRAEAPLTQTADAIVIDTTTLTIAEQTDRVLALATQILAKQQTI